The sequence ACAGTAAGAGTTAAAACCAGCACAACTCCTCCTTCTGCTGTGCAAGTGGAGGGAGGACAATTCTGAAGACTGCAAATTAAGCAATGTGACTATTTTATACCACAGTTCCTGCAATGCTGGAGTCCAGCACCTCTCCAGCTGAATTAACAGTACtggtgaagggaagaaaaaagaaaaataaaaaaaaaataaaaatccttatcCTTATTCCCAGACACACAGCTCTTCTCTGCAACACCCCAGTTTGATCAAACATTTCCTTTAACTGTGGAGAACTGAAAACAGGGCTGGACCCTTACTGGAACTCCTAGGGGAATACAGCATAAGCCTTCGTACTGACAGCCACAGAGACACTCCCGCGCCGCAGCACACGCTGCTCCCTCTGACTGCTACAGCAGCACAGCACGTTCCGGACGCCTTTTCCGTGAATGACGGTGTGTGTGAAAGCATGGCCTCAGTGCAGCTGCGCAGCTCAGCCTGCCCATCCAGAAACAGGCACGCAAGAACCAGTCTTAACAATTCATGTAGGCCCCGGGCACGAAGGCCGGCAAGTCTCCCGCCTTCAGCCAGCGGGAGCGCCCCCAGCCCCGTGCGGGAGGCTCCGTTCCGTCAGCGGGTGAGACCAATCtcggcagcccggccccgcccggccctccGCGGGAGGCGGCCAGCGCCGCCACAGCGGCCCCGGGCACCGCACGCCCGTGTACCTGCCCCGCCCGGGGAGCGACACCGCCCACAGGCTCCTGCGGCGGGAGGGGAGGTACCCGGCGGCACCGGGAGGGGCTCTGctgaattactttaaaataaaaacggAGAGGGGAAGCGCTCCGCACCACCCGGGGGAGCCCCCACCCGCCGGGGGCCActcagcgcccgcccgcccgccccgccgtcGGCGGCCGGTACCTGCGCTGAGGCAGGGCCGCCCTTTGGGCACGTTCTCCACCCCCAGCACGGTGAAGGGGCCGCTGCCGTCCTGCAGCCGGGCCGAGCCGCCGtggccgccgccgcgctccaCCTCCAGCACGGTCCCCTGCATCCACACGGCCCGCAGGCGCAGCGGCGCCCGGCCCGCCTCCGCCCGCCCCAGCTGCCACGTCCCGCCGgcgccccgcaccgccccccgCAGCTGGGCGGCCAGCACCTTCaccggcggccccggcgcgggccCGGCCATGCTGTCACGCCGGGAGGCCGCCGCCGCGGGCGGCCTGTGGCGGGTGAGGGGCGGCCGGTGCCCGCGGCGCGCAGCCGCTGAGGGGGGCGAAGGGCGGGAAGCGGCGCGCGGCGCGCTCCGCCTGCTGAGGGCAGCGCCAGCACCCGCCTCTCCAGAGCGGGACGCGCCGCCCCACGCAgcccgcccagcccagccgctGCCGCCTCTTCTGCGCTGCCACAAGAATGGCTTACACGGACAGTCAAGGACTTGGCACAGGTGTGCTGTTTTCGATGCAAATTGCAAACAAGTTCCTCCCAGGCGGTTCACCTGATCCCAGCGCGCCGCGGCTGTAACCGGGCCCTGCTGAACCCCCGCCTCCACCCTCCATCCCTTAGTAAGAGCCTCACCAGAGTTCCAGACCCGCTGGTTCTCGTTTCACCTGAACTCAATCCAGGATCGACGTGCAAAAACCAGTGTAAAATCTGATTCAATCGTTAGGTTTGATCAGCAAATACTTTTCTGCTAACCGCCCTGCAGAGCGGTTTCTGCTCCTCGCCCCCCCGCCAGGGTTGCGCTGGGGTAAGGCTTCCCCACGCCTCCCCGGCTCTTGGAGCCACCCCAGATTTTCCCACAGTATTTCTTCACTAGTTAGCAAGAAATGATCGCTTAATGTTTATTGTTTAGCTGATGAAGATCCTCCCGTTTcgtgagaaaaaaagaaaatgca comes from Strix aluco isolate bStrAlu1 chromosome 15, bStrAlu1.hap1, whole genome shotgun sequence and encodes:
- the RMI2 gene encoding recQ-mediated genome instability protein 2, with translation MAGPAPGPPVKVLAAQLRGAVRGAGGTWQLGRAEAGRAPLRLRAVWMQGTVLEVERGGGHGGSARLQDGSGPFTVLGVENVPKGRPCLSAGKYVMVMGVVRSCSPEPVLRAIKMTDLSENPVHKNMWSLEVEDLHRVIP